A region from the Desmospora profundinema genome encodes:
- the ilvA gene encoding threonine ammonia-lyase IlvA, whose translation MREATKTGLKEEKVLKEVSVEEVIKANHILKEVVTHTPLQKNPVLSQRYDCHLYLKREDLQVVRSFKIRGAYNVIRHLPEEKLKKGVVCASAGNHAQGIAYSCQALRIPGYVFMPNTTPSQKVKQVKHFGGDFIEVILTGDTFDDSLAQALIYSEEHGMAFIHPFEDPKTIAGQGTVGLEILNDMHEPLDYLFVGVGGGGLAAGIASYVKALSPRTRVIGVEATGAPSMHHSIQEGRIVTLESIDKFVDGTAVRRVGEINYEICKRMVDEFVLVPEGKVCSTILELYNENAIVAEPAGALSIAVLEHFRDQIRGKNVVCILSGGNNDIDRMQEIKERSLIHEGLKHYFTIQFPQRAGALREFINEVLGPDDDITRFEYTKQNSKEQGPVLLGIELKNKADYQPLIDRMNRKGFRYIEINKDPTLFQLLI comes from the coding sequence TTGAGAGAAGCGACAAAGACCGGATTAAAAGAAGAGAAAGTGCTGAAGGAAGTTTCCGTGGAAGAGGTGATCAAAGCCAACCATATCCTCAAAGAGGTGGTCACCCACACACCGCTTCAGAAGAATCCCGTTCTCTCTCAACGGTACGACTGTCACCTTTATCTCAAACGGGAAGATCTGCAAGTCGTACGTTCTTTTAAAATCCGGGGGGCGTACAATGTGATTCGTCATCTGCCGGAGGAAAAACTGAAAAAGGGCGTCGTCTGCGCCAGCGCCGGCAATCACGCACAGGGGATCGCATACTCCTGTCAGGCGCTCCGGATTCCGGGGTATGTATTTATGCCCAACACCACACCAAGCCAGAAGGTAAAGCAGGTGAAGCACTTCGGCGGCGATTTTATCGAGGTAATCCTGACAGGGGACACATTTGACGACTCCCTGGCCCAGGCTTTGATCTACAGTGAAGAGCACGGGATGGCGTTTATCCATCCGTTTGAAGATCCAAAAACGATTGCTGGTCAAGGAACCGTCGGATTGGAGATCCTGAACGACATGCATGAACCCTTGGATTACCTGTTCGTGGGGGTGGGGGGTGGAGGGCTGGCGGCAGGAATCGCCTCCTATGTCAAGGCATTAAGTCCCCGGACCCGCGTCATCGGAGTGGAGGCGACAGGAGCTCCCTCCATGCATCACTCCATCCAAGAGGGTCGGATTGTCACCCTTGAATCCATCGACAAATTTGTCGATGGTACCGCTGTCCGCCGAGTAGGGGAAATTAATTACGAAATCTGCAAGCGGATGGTGGATGAATTCGTTCTCGTGCCGGAAGGAAAAGTGTGCAGCACGATCTTGGAACTATATAATGAGAACGCCATTGTCGCCGAGCCGGCAGGGGCGCTTTCCATTGCGGTCTTGGAACATTTCCGGGATCAAATTCGGGGCAAAAACGTGGTTTGCATCTTATCCGGTGGCAACAACGATATCGATCGCATGCAGGAGATCAAGGAGCGCTCGCTGATTCACGAAGGGTTGAAGCATTACTTCACCATTCAATTTCCGCAACGGGCCGGTGCGCTGCGGGAATTTATCAATGAAGTGCTGGGACCGGATGATGACATCACCCGTTTTGAATATACCAAGCAGAACAGCAAGGAACAGGGCCCCGTCCTTCTTGGCATCGAGTTGAAAAACAAGGCGGATTACCAGCCGCTGATTGATCGGATGAACCGGAAGGGCTTCCGCTACATTGAAATCAACAAGGATCCGACCCTTTTCCAGCTGCTGATCTGA
- a CDS encoding acyl-CoA thioesterase: MSLSTTLQVRFNECDGLGHVNNAVYYTYMETARIELFRMLDPKMDLHDWKLIVASTSCEYKAQASFAQWLTITTETERIGTKSFTLRHRILDRDSGHLIADGRAVMVHFDYPSQKSVPLTEEMVRILESIAMDDGDE; encoded by the coding sequence ATGTCGCTGTCCACCACCCTACAGGTTCGCTTCAACGAATGCGACGGACTGGGCCATGTGAACAATGCCGTCTACTACACGTATATGGAGACGGCCCGGATTGAGTTGTTCCGAATGTTGGACCCGAAAATGGATTTACACGATTGGAAACTGATCGTCGCTTCCACCAGCTGCGAATACAAAGCACAGGCATCCTTTGCCCAGTGGCTCACCATCACAACCGAGACCGAACGGATCGGCACGAAAAGCTTCACCCTTCGCCATCGCATCCTGGATCGGGATTCCGGCCACTTGATTGCTGATGGACGGGCTGTTATGGTCCACTTTGACTATCCATCACAGAAAAGCGTACCCCTTACTGAAGAGATGGTACGAATATTGGAATCAATCGCGATGGATGACGGAGATGAATAA
- the thiC gene encoding phosphomethylpyrimidine synthase ThiC produces MQPIHQHFPNSRKVYQAGSREDIRVPMREIRLSPTQGRFGEEENPPLRVYDSSGPHTDPDVRIDVRHGLEPLRSRWILEREDVEETEGRPVQPVDNGRREEDSSIPAYPGLRRRPLQSRPGRNVTQLHYARQGIITPEMEFVALREGVSPEFVRSEIAAGRAILPANINHPESEPMVIGKNFHVKINANIGNSAVTSSIEEEVEKMIWATRWGADTIMDLSTGKDIHTTREWVIRNSPVPVGTVPLYQALEKVKGEPEKLTWEIYRDTLIEQAEQGVDYFTIHAGVRLHHIPLTAERLTGIVSRGGSIMAAWCLAHHQESFLYTHFEEICEIMRTYDISFSLGDGLRPGSIADANDEAQFAELETLGELTEIAWKHDVQVMVEGPGHVPMHQIKENVDIQQKVCREAPFYTLGPLTTDIAPGYDHITSAIGAALIGWHGTAMLCYVTPKEHLGLPNRDDVKEGVITYKIAAHAADLAKGHPQAKQWDDALSKARFEFRWEDQFNLSLDPIRAREYHDETLPAEPAKTAHFCSMCGPKFCSMKITQDIREYAAEKGMDTREALESGLKEKAEEFRESGAKIYR; encoded by the coding sequence ATGCAACCGATTCATCAGCATTTCCCTAACAGCCGTAAAGTATATCAAGCCGGATCCCGGGAGGATATCCGGGTACCCATGCGGGAGATTCGCCTCTCACCCACCCAGGGCCGCTTCGGCGAAGAAGAAAATCCGCCGCTGCGCGTCTATGACAGCAGCGGCCCACACACCGATCCGGACGTTCGCATCGATGTACGCCATGGATTAGAACCCCTGCGCAGCCGATGGATTCTGGAAAGGGAAGACGTGGAAGAAACGGAGGGACGGCCGGTACAACCCGTAGACAACGGCCGCCGGGAGGAGGATTCATCCATTCCCGCCTATCCGGGATTGCGCCGTCGCCCTCTTCAATCCCGTCCCGGACGCAACGTAACCCAGCTCCATTACGCACGGCAGGGGATCATCACGCCGGAGATGGAATTTGTCGCCCTCCGCGAAGGCGTTTCTCCCGAATTTGTCCGCAGCGAAATCGCAGCCGGAAGAGCCATCCTACCCGCCAACATCAACCATCCCGAAAGCGAACCGATGGTGATCGGAAAGAACTTTCACGTGAAAATCAACGCCAACATCGGCAACTCCGCCGTCACTTCCTCCATTGAGGAAGAAGTGGAAAAAATGATCTGGGCGACGCGCTGGGGTGCGGACACGATTATGGACTTGTCCACGGGAAAAGACATCCACACCACCCGGGAATGGGTCATCCGAAACAGCCCCGTTCCCGTCGGCACGGTGCCTCTGTATCAAGCATTGGAAAAAGTAAAGGGAGAACCGGAAAAACTGACCTGGGAGATCTATCGCGACACCTTGATCGAACAAGCGGAACAGGGAGTCGATTACTTCACGATCCATGCCGGCGTGCGCCTGCACCACATTCCTTTGACCGCGGAACGGCTGACGGGAATCGTTTCCCGCGGCGGATCGATCATGGCGGCCTGGTGCTTGGCCCACCACCAGGAAAGCTTTTTATATACCCATTTTGAAGAGATCTGTGAAATCATGCGCACCTACGACATCTCTTTTTCCCTTGGGGACGGTTTACGCCCCGGCTCGATCGCCGATGCCAATGACGAAGCTCAATTTGCGGAATTGGAAACCCTGGGGGAATTGACAGAAATCGCATGGAAACACGATGTCCAGGTGATGGTGGAAGGCCCTGGTCACGTCCCGATGCACCAGATTAAAGAGAATGTCGATATCCAGCAAAAAGTTTGCCGCGAAGCGCCCTTCTACACCTTGGGACCGCTTACGACGGACATCGCACCGGGATACGATCACATTACTTCAGCCATCGGGGCCGCTTTAATCGGCTGGCATGGAACCGCCATGCTCTGTTATGTCACTCCCAAGGAGCACTTGGGACTGCCCAACCGGGATGATGTAAAAGAAGGCGTGATCACCTACAAGATCGCCGCCCACGCCGCCGATCTGGCCAAAGGACACCCGCAAGCGAAACAGTGGGACGACGCTCTTTCCAAAGCGCGCTTTGAATTCCGGTGGGAGGACCAGTTCAACCTGTCCCTCGATCCCATCCGCGCCCGCGAATATCATGATGAGACCCTTCCTGCCGAACCGGCCAAAACCGCCCATTTCTGTTCCATGTGCGGGCCCAAGTTTTGCAGTATGAAAATCACCCAGGACATCCGGGAATATGCAGCCGAAAAGGGTATGGACACCCGCGAAGCACTGGAAAGCGGCCTAAAGGAAAAAGCCGAAGAATTCCGGGAGAGCGGCGCCAAGATCTACCGATAA
- a CDS encoding ABC transporter ATP-binding protein, which produces MRIEWSHVNKVFFEQEGGDRPSYQRQAQTGLLDFTASLRQGVTVILGPEGSGKSTLLRVTAAATVPDDGRITYQTRRSEVHVWSKSIAALGSAAPVEALRRRIGYVPQRKRLNHDTLLDESLLYLAQSYQLPQPKKRAAELIARWGLAGYRKQPLTELPREVAARYIIARSLLGEPLIWLLDEPVQGLDEWGWHLFTQELSRRRSRGITLLATNDLDLAEAADTLLLMESGGCRRIGPRKILTAGVPDGKVASWYQAMQTFSPLKTRTTK; this is translated from the coding sequence TTGCGCATTGAATGGTCTCATGTCAATAAAGTCTTTTTCGAACAAGAAGGTGGAGATCGGCCTTCCTATCAACGCCAGGCACAGACCGGACTGCTGGACTTCACGGCTTCCCTTCGTCAGGGAGTGACGGTCATCCTGGGGCCGGAGGGTTCGGGCAAAAGCACCCTGCTGCGGGTGACGGCGGCCGCCACCGTCCCGGATGACGGACGAATCACCTACCAAACCCGCCGCAGTGAAGTTCATGTTTGGTCGAAAAGCATCGCTGCCTTGGGTAGTGCCGCTCCGGTGGAAGCGCTCCGCCGACGAATCGGTTATGTACCGCAACGCAAACGCTTAAATCACGATACCCTCTTGGATGAGTCCTTGCTCTATCTGGCCCAGTCCTATCAACTCCCGCAACCGAAGAAGCGCGCAGCCGAATTGATCGCCCGCTGGGGGTTGGCCGGATATCGCAAGCAACCGTTGACTGAATTGCCCCGGGAAGTGGCAGCCCGTTACATAATTGCCCGAAGTCTGCTCGGTGAACCGCTGATTTGGTTGCTGGATGAACCCGTCCAAGGGTTGGACGAATGGGGTTGGCATTTGTTCACTCAGGAGTTGTCCCGCCGCCGCAGCCGCGGAATCACCCTGTTGGCCACCAATGATCTGGACTTGGCCGAGGCGGCGGATACTCTCCTGTTGATGGAATCGGGAGGCTGCAGGCGGATCGGCCCCCGCAAAATCCTGACTGCCGGTGTGCCGGATGGAAAGGTCGCTTCCTGGTATCAGGCGATGCAGACGTTTTCCCCGCTGAAAACCCGGACGACAAAATGA
- a CDS encoding M28 family peptidase: MRNRFNLLLLSAVLALGGVFAGFSSPVSEAASVSSQDKKITARFDSARALEHIRHLSVDLGPRVTGTEQEEEASRYMERLFKRYGYKVSTQKFSIPDRLEGTLTLPSDGNRELAIRIATGSAPTGDEGLRAPLVDAGLGGESDFPDDTAGKVALIRRGEYTFYDKARNAEEAGASGVILYDHADALVPPSPSLGGNDVSIPVVAVTKKDGEALLEAMQSDDVTVSLFIQALGNQTSQNVMAIKKPKGKKGKDADIVYVTAHYDSVPYSPGANDNASGTGVLLELARIMKGLPTEKEVRFVAFGAEEIGLVGSRYYVSQLSSDEIRRSAANFNMDMVGTNWDQATQLYVNVVDGQPNLVWQYAQAAAERLGNDTLFLYQRGSSDHVAFYEAGIDAANFIRREPETANLEPWYHTPEDTIDKIDQERLQEAGELVGSAVYDLTGKETPRRKKKKERRMVSSHHLHEDHEHEVMR; the protein is encoded by the coding sequence ATGAGAAATCGATTCAATCTGTTGTTGTTATCGGCTGTTTTGGCCTTGGGAGGGGTGTTTGCCGGCTTCTCCTCCCCCGTGTCGGAGGCCGCATCCGTCTCTTCTCAGGACAAAAAAATTACCGCCCGTTTTGATTCCGCCCGCGCTTTGGAACATATTCGCCATCTGAGTGTCGATCTTGGTCCGCGAGTGACAGGGACTGAGCAGGAGGAGGAAGCATCCCGCTATATGGAGCGACTGTTCAAGCGGTACGGATATAAGGTGTCAACCCAGAAATTCAGCATTCCGGATCGACTCGAAGGAACCCTGACTCTGCCTTCGGATGGTAATCGGGAACTGGCTATCCGGATCGCCACCGGGTCTGCTCCCACCGGTGATGAGGGGCTTCGTGCGCCTCTGGTGGATGCGGGCTTGGGAGGAGAATCCGACTTTCCAGATGACACCGCAGGCAAGGTCGCCCTGATCCGGCGCGGGGAGTACACCTTTTATGATAAAGCGCGAAATGCCGAAGAAGCCGGAGCATCCGGCGTCATCCTCTACGACCATGCGGATGCTCTTGTTCCCCCTTCGCCCAGCTTGGGAGGAAACGATGTTTCCATCCCCGTCGTGGCGGTAACGAAAAAGGACGGAGAAGCGTTGCTGGAAGCGATGCAATCCGATGACGTGACGGTATCTCTGTTTATCCAGGCCCTGGGGAACCAAACATCGCAAAATGTGATGGCAATCAAGAAACCCAAGGGAAAAAAGGGGAAGGATGCGGACATCGTCTATGTAACCGCGCATTATGACAGTGTCCCGTATTCTCCCGGTGCCAATGACAACGCATCGGGAACGGGTGTCCTGTTGGAGCTGGCCCGCATCATGAAAGGGCTGCCCACTGAGAAGGAAGTGCGCTTTGTCGCTTTCGGAGCGGAAGAGATTGGGCTGGTGGGTTCCCGTTATTATGTCAGCCAGCTGTCCTCCGATGAGATCCGACGGAGTGCGGCCAACTTTAATATGGATATGGTGGGTACCAATTGGGATCAAGCCACCCAGCTCTATGTCAATGTGGTGGATGGCCAACCCAATTTGGTGTGGCAGTACGCTCAAGCAGCAGCGGAGCGGCTGGGCAATGACACCCTGTTCCTCTACCAACGGGGCTCTTCCGATCATGTCGCCTTCTATGAAGCAGGAATCGATGCCGCCAACTTCATCCGGCGGGAGCCGGAAACCGCCAACTTGGAACCCTGGTATCACACTCCCGAAGATACCATTGACAAAATCGACCAAGAACGCTTGCAGGAAGCCGGTGAACTGGTCGGCTCCGCCGTCTACGACCTGACCGGAAAAGAAACCCCCCGTCGTAAAAAGAAGAAAGAGCGGCGGATGGTGAGCAGCCACCACTTGCACGAGGATCATGAGCACGAAGTGATGCGATAA
- the hisC gene encoding histidinol-phosphate transaminase — translation MKARSHLKKLTPYQPGMGIDEVKKAYGVKTVVKLASNENPYGCSEEVVKALHRELSNLFLYPSANADPLRQKMASYYQISPECLLFGKGTDEIIHLLARAFLNQEVNTVMSDFTFPQYKKNAVIEGAEIREIPHVKGKHDIPRIIEAVDQKTSIVWICNPNNPSGEYVNEKELLQLLNEVDSDTLVVCDEAYFEYVDAIDFPDTVSLIDRYPNLVVTRTFSKAYGLAALRIGYCIAHPDVISLLQVVKDTFNTSHLAQVAALAALNDQHFVHECKRKNRQELEEYYTFCWRFGLSYYPSQTNFIFIELRRDCDKIAGYLLTKGYIVRSGSTWGSPTGLRITIGDSIQNDTLIAYLTQLLRTKDDISLLN, via the coding sequence ATGAAAGCCAGGAGTCATTTAAAGAAGCTAACTCCCTATCAACCCGGCATGGGAATCGATGAAGTCAAAAAAGCCTATGGTGTCAAAACAGTCGTAAAGCTGGCTTCCAATGAAAATCCTTACGGGTGTTCGGAAGAGGTAGTGAAAGCATTGCACAGGGAACTTTCCAATTTATTTCTATATCCAAGCGCCAATGCTGATCCATTGCGACAAAAAATGGCGAGTTACTATCAAATCTCCCCTGAATGTCTTTTGTTCGGCAAGGGTACGGATGAGATTATTCATCTGTTAGCCAGGGCTTTCTTAAATCAAGAAGTCAATACGGTAATGTCTGACTTTACGTTTCCCCAATATAAAAAGAATGCAGTCATCGAGGGAGCGGAAATCCGAGAGATTCCCCATGTCAAGGGTAAACACGATATCCCGAGGATAATCGAAGCGGTGGATCAAAAGACCAGCATCGTATGGATCTGTAATCCGAATAATCCTTCGGGAGAGTATGTCAACGAAAAAGAACTTCTTCAACTGTTGAACGAGGTTGACTCTGACACGTTGGTTGTCTGCGACGAGGCATATTTCGAATATGTGGATGCGATCGATTTTCCTGACACTGTTTCCCTGATCGACCGCTATCCCAACTTAGTCGTTACACGAACCTTCTCAAAAGCATATGGTCTAGCCGCATTACGTATCGGATATTGTATTGCCCATCCCGATGTCATCTCCCTATTACAAGTGGTCAAGGATACGTTCAACACATCGCATTTGGCACAAGTGGCGGCGTTAGCCGCTCTGAACGACCAGCATTTTGTTCATGAATGCAAACGAAAAAACCGTCAAGAGTTAGAGGAGTATTACACGTTTTGTTGGCGGTTTGGATTGTCGTATTACCCCTCCCAAACCAACTTTATATTCATAGAACTAAGGAGAGATTGCGATAAGATCGCCGGTTATTTGTTAACCAAGGGCTATATAGTGCGTTCGGGGAGTACCTGGGGATCTCCAACCGGTTTAAGAATCACCATTGGTGATTCAATACAAAATGATACCTTAATAGCATATCTAACTCAATTGCTGAGAACCAAGGATGACATTTCATTGTTAAATTAA